A single region of the Pseudomonas sp. VD-NE ins genome encodes:
- a CDS encoding IS481 family transposase — translation MSWEEVSTVQLRSEFVLLARQEGANVRQLCRRFSISPSTAYKWLNRFENLGAQGLIDQSRRPKTSPKRCAEEVEQQILTVSQEYAAWGARKLKRVLEDDGKVMPSVSTVHAVLQRHSRVDPKAAEVKPFIRFEHEAPNDLWQIDFKGHISLNHGRCHPLTILDDHSRFSLCIAACANEQRRTVQEQLMRAFRLYGLPLRMTMDNGSPWGDQTGVYTALEVWLMSQGIKVGHSRPYHPQTQGKLERFHRSLKREVLQGQLFIDLDDAQRAFDIWRDIYNQKRPHQALGMQVPATRYSSSPREYQEQPAAPEYDDGDVVRKVQVKGEIYWGNREYTVGKAFYGRSVAIRETTEDGIHDVYWSRHRIARIDLNLQIVTAGKKI, via the coding sequence GTGTCCTGGGAAGAGGTGTCCACTGTGCAGCTTCGTTCAGAATTCGTGCTGTTGGCTCGGCAAGAAGGGGCCAATGTTCGGCAGCTTTGCCGTCGATTCAGTATCAGCCCAAGCACTGCCTACAAATGGCTCAACAGGTTTGAAAATCTCGGTGCGCAAGGGTTGATCGATCAGTCTCGACGACCAAAGACGTCACCCAAACGCTGCGCTGAAGAGGTTGAGCAGCAGATTTTGACCGTGAGTCAGGAGTACGCCGCTTGGGGCGCTCGCAAGCTCAAGCGCGTGTTGGAAGACGACGGCAAAGTGATGCCCTCTGTCAGCACCGTGCATGCGGTTTTACAGCGTCATTCGCGCGTTGACCCAAAGGCTGCCGAGGTCAAACCGTTTATCCGGTTCGAGCACGAGGCGCCCAACGATCTTTGGCAAATCGACTTCAAGGGTCATATCAGCCTGAACCACGGACGTTGCCATCCGCTGACGATACTGGACGATCACTCGCGGTTCTCACTGTGCATCGCTGCGTGCGCCAATGAGCAGCGCCGAACCGTTCAGGAGCAACTAATGCGGGCCTTTCGGCTCTACGGTCTGCCTCTGCGCATGACGATGGACAACGGTTCGCCATGGGGTGACCAGACCGGCGTTTATACCGCGCTGGAGGTCTGGCTGATGAGCCAGGGCATCAAGGTCGGCCACTCCCGACCTTATCACCCGCAAACCCAAGGAAAGCTGGAGCGCTTCCACCGCAGCCTGAAAAGGGAAGTCCTGCAAGGCCAACTCTTCATCGATCTGGACGATGCACAACGGGCGTTTGATATCTGGCGTGATATCTACAACCAGAAGCGTCCTCATCAAGCACTGGGCATGCAGGTTCCTGCTACTCGCTACAGCAGCAGCCCGCGGGAATATCAGGAGCAACCGGCGGCGCCTGAGTACGACGATGGAGATGTGGTCAGGAAGGTTCAGGTGAAGGGCGAGATCTACTGGGGCAACCGTGAATACACTGTCGGGAAGGCGTTTTACGGGAGGTCAGTGGCTATCCGGGAAACGACGGAGGACGGCATCCACGATGTCTACTGGAGTAGACATCGTATCGCCCGAATCGACTTGAACTTGCAGATCGTCACGGCAGGTAAGAAGATCTAA
- a CDS encoding sigma-54-dependent transcriptional regulator encodes MRIHVSFIDRVGITQEVLAILGGRNLNLDAVEMIPPNVYIDAPTLSPQVLEELKDALFRVLGVEAVTVVDILPGQRRHLQLDALLAAMTDPVLALDSAGKVLLANPALIALYGREPAGESVSELFNDPALLDSLLEHGFRLPLREITVNGQTLLLDATPITDAGALLTLYQPNRIGEQLSALHHDHAEGFDALLGESPAIRTLKARAQRVAALDAPLLIQGETGTGKELVARACHAISARHSAPFLALNCAALPENLAESELFGYAPGAFTGAARGGKPGLMELANQGTVFLDEIGEMSPYLQAKLLRFLNDGSFRRVGGDREVKVNVRILSATHRNLEKMVSEGLFREDLFYRLNVLNVEVPPLRERGQDILLLARYFMQQACAQIQRPVCRLAPGTYPALLGNRWPGNVRQLQNVIFRAAAICESSLVDIGDLDIAGTSVARQADSDVDSLEQAVESFEKTLLEKLYVSYPSTRQLASRLQTSHTAIAHRLRKYGIPNKP; translated from the coding sequence ATGCGTATCCACGTCAGCTTCATCGACCGCGTCGGCATCACCCAGGAAGTCCTGGCTATCCTCGGTGGGCGCAATCTCAATCTGGATGCGGTGGAGATGATCCCGCCCAACGTCTACATCGACGCGCCGACCCTGAGCCCGCAAGTGCTCGAAGAGCTGAAAGATGCGCTGTTCCGCGTGCTCGGTGTAGAGGCTGTGACCGTGGTCGACATCCTCCCCGGCCAGCGTCGGCACTTGCAGCTCGATGCGTTGCTGGCGGCGATGACCGATCCTGTCTTGGCGCTCGACAGTGCCGGCAAAGTGCTGCTGGCCAACCCGGCGTTGATCGCGTTGTACGGGCGTGAACCGGCCGGTGAAAGCGTCTCTGAACTGTTCAACGATCCCGCCCTGCTCGACAGCTTGCTCGAACACGGCTTCCGTCTGCCACTGCGCGAAATCACCGTCAACGGCCAGACCCTGTTGCTCGACGCCACGCCGATCACCGACGCCGGCGCCCTGCTGACTTTGTATCAACCAAACCGCATCGGCGAACAACTCTCGGCATTGCACCACGACCATGCCGAAGGTTTCGATGCGCTGCTCGGCGAGTCCCCAGCGATCCGCACCCTTAAGGCCCGCGCGCAAAGGGTGGCTGCCCTTGATGCGCCGCTGCTGATTCAAGGCGAAACCGGCACCGGTAAAGAGCTGGTCGCGCGTGCCTGTCACGCGATCAGCGCGCGACACAGTGCACCGTTTCTCGCTCTCAACTGCGCAGCGTTGCCGGAGAACCTCGCGGAAAGCGAACTGTTCGGCTACGCCCCCGGCGCTTTCACCGGCGCGGCGCGCGGCGGTAAACCGGGGCTGATGGAACTGGCCAACCAGGGCACGGTGTTTCTCGACGAGATCGGCGAGATGTCGCCGTATCTGCAGGCCAAGCTGCTGCGCTTCTTGAACGACGGCAGCTTCCGCCGCGTGGGCGGTGATCGCGAGGTGAAGGTCAACGTGCGCATCCTCAGCGCGACCCATCGCAATCTGGAGAAAATGGTCAGCGAAGGTTTGTTCCGCGAAGACCTGTTCTATCGCCTCAACGTGCTCAACGTTGAAGTGCCGCCGCTGCGTGAACGCGGCCAGGATATTTTGCTGTTGGCGCGCTATTTCATGCAGCAGGCCTGCGCGCAGATCCAGCGCCCGGTCTGCCGCCTCGCCCCCGGGACTTACCCGGCGCTGCTCGGCAATCGCTGGCCGGGCAACGTGCGGCAATTGCAGAACGTGATCTTCCGCGCGGCGGCAATTTGCGAGAGCAGCCTGGTGGATATCGGCGATCTCGACATTGCCGGCACCTCGGTCGCGCGTCAGGCCGACAGCGATGTCGATAGCCTTGAACAAGCGGTCGAATCTTTCGAAAAAACGCTGCTGGAAAAACTCTACGTCAGCTACCCCTCGACCCGCCAACTGGCCAGCCGCCTGCAGACTTCGCACACCGCGATCGCCCATCGCCTGCGCAAATACGGCATCCCCAACAAGCCCTGA
- the gcvH gene encoding glycine cleavage system protein GcvH, with protein sequence MSELRFTEDHEWLRTEADGSVTVGITAFAQNALGDVVFVQLPELQAYDKGAEAATVESVKAASGVYMPLDGEVLATNPALEDRPELVNEDPLGEGWFFRFQPSDAAAVGKLLDQDAYDRLIKAQAEA encoded by the coding sequence ATGAGCGAGTTGCGTTTTACTGAAGATCACGAATGGCTGCGCACCGAAGCTGACGGCAGCGTTACTGTCGGCATCACCGCTTTCGCGCAGAACGCCCTGGGCGACGTGGTGTTCGTGCAACTGCCTGAGCTGCAGGCTTACGACAAAGGCGCCGAAGCCGCCACCGTGGAGTCGGTGAAAGCCGCCAGCGGCGTGTACATGCCTCTGGACGGTGAAGTGCTGGCCACCAACCCGGCACTGGAAGACAGGCCTGAGCTGGTCAACGAAGATCCGCTGGGCGAAGGCTGGTTCTTCCGCTTCCAGCCAAGCGACGCCGCCGCTGTCGGCAAACTGCTCGACCAGGACGCGTACGACCGTCTGATCAAAGCCCAAGCCGAAGCCTGA
- the gcvP gene encoding aminomethyl-transferring glycine dehydrogenase: MTQVNLGTANEFIARHIGPRAGDEQAMLNSLGFDSLEALSASVIPESIKGTSVLGMDDGLSEADALAMIKSIAGKNQLFKTYIGQGYYNCHTPSPILRNLLENPAWYTAYTPYQPEISQGRLEALLNFQTMISDLTGLPIANASLLDEATAAAEAMTFCKRLSKNKGSHQFFASIHSHPQTLDVLRTRAEPLGIDVVVGDERELSDVTPFFGALLQYPASNGDVFDYRELTERFHAANALVAVAADLLALTLLTAPGEFGADVAIGSAQRFGVPLGFGGPHAAYFSTKDAFKRDMPGRLVGVSVDRFGKPALRLAMQTREQHIRREKATSNICTAQVLLANIASMYAVYHGPKGLTQIANRVHHLTAILAKGLTALGAKVEQASFFDTLTVATGAQTAALHDKAHAAQINLRVIDAQRLGLSVDETTTQADIETLWGLFADGKTLPDFAALAASVQSTIPASLARQSPILSHPVFNRYHSETELMRYLRKLADKDLALDRTMIPLGSCTMKLNAASEMIPVTWAEFGALHPFAPAAQSAGYQQLTDELEAMLCAATGYDAISLQPNAGSQGEYAGLLAIRAYHQSRGDERRDICLIPSSAHGTNPATANMAGMRVVVTACDARGNVDIEDLRAKAIEHREHLAALMITYPSTHGVFEEGIREICGIIHDNGGQVYIDGANMNAMVGLCAPGKFGGDVSHLNLHKTFCIPHGGGGPGVGPIGVKSHLTPFLPGHGQMERKEGAVCAAPFGSASILPITWMYIRMMGGAGLKRASQLAILNANYISRRLEEHYPVLYTGSNGLVAHECILDLRPLKDSSGISVDDVAKRLIDFGFHAPTMSFPVAGTLMIEPTESESKEELDRFCDAMIRIREEIRAVENGTLDKDDNPLKNAPHTAAELVGEWTHPYSREQAVYPVASLIEGKYWPPVGRVDNVFGDRNLVCACPSIESYA, translated from the coding sequence ATGACCCAAGTAAACCTCGGCACCGCCAACGAATTCATCGCCCGTCACATCGGCCCGCGCGCCGGTGACGAGCAAGCCATGCTCAACAGCCTCGGCTTCGACTCGCTCGAAGCCCTGAGCGCCAGCGTCATCCCGGAAAGCATCAAGGGCACCAGCGTGCTCGGCATGGACGACGGCCTCAGCGAAGCCGATGCACTGGCGATGATCAAATCCATCGCCGGCAAGAATCAGCTGTTCAAGACTTACATCGGTCAGGGCTACTACAACTGTCACACGCCGTCGCCGATCCTCCGTAACCTCCTGGAAAACCCGGCCTGGTACACCGCTTACACGCCGTACCAGCCAGAAATTTCCCAGGGCCGTCTCGAAGCGCTGCTGAACTTCCAGACCATGATCAGCGACCTCACCGGCCTGCCGATCGCCAACGCTTCCCTGCTCGACGAAGCCACCGCCGCTGCCGAAGCCATGACCTTCTGCAAACGCCTGAGCAAGAACAAGGGCAGCCACCAATTCTTCGCCTCGATCCACAGCCACCCGCAAACCCTCGACGTGCTTCGCACCCGTGCCGAGCCGCTGGGTATCGACGTGGTGGTGGGCGATGAGCGTGAACTGAGCGACGTGACGCCGTTCTTCGGCGCACTGCTGCAATACCCGGCGAGCAACGGTGATGTGTTCGACTACCGCGAACTGACCGAACGCTTCCACGCCGCCAACGCCTTGGTGGCCGTGGCCGCTGACCTGCTGGCCCTGACCCTGCTGACCGCGCCGGGCGAGTTCGGCGCTGACGTCGCCATCGGTTCCGCGCAACGCTTCGGCGTGCCGCTGGGCTTCGGTGGCCCCCACGCCGCTTACTTCTCCACCAAGGATGCGTTCAAGCGCGACATGCCGGGCCGTCTGGTCGGTGTTTCGGTTGACCGTTTCGGCAAGCCGGCGCTGCGTCTGGCGATGCAGACTCGCGAGCAACACATCCGCCGCGAGAAGGCCACGTCGAATATCTGCACCGCACAAGTGCTGCTGGCCAACATCGCCAGCATGTACGCCGTCTACCACGGCCCGAAAGGCCTGACGCAGATCGCCAACCGCGTGCATCACCTGACCGCGATTCTGGCCAAGGGCCTGACCGCGCTGGGCGCGAAAGTCGAACAAGCCAGCTTCTTCGACACCCTGACCGTGGCCACCGGCGCACAAACCGCTGCGCTGCACGACAAGGCGCACGCTGCGCAGATCAACCTGCGCGTGATCGACGCTCAGCGTCTGGGCCTGTCGGTCGACGAAACCACCACCCAGGCTGACATCGAAACCCTGTGGGGCCTGTTCGCCGACGGCAAAACCCTGCCGGACTTCGCTGCCCTCGCTGCTTCCGTGCAGAGCACCATCCCTGCATCGCTGGCACGCCAGTCGCCAATCCTCAGCCACCCGGTGTTCAACCGTTATCACTCGGAAACCGAGCTGATGCGCTACCTGCGCAAACTGGCCGACAAGGACCTGGCACTGGATCGCACCATGATCCCGCTGGGCTCGTGCACCATGAAACTCAACGCCGCCAGCGAAATGATCCCGGTGACCTGGGCTGAATTCGGTGCGCTGCACCCGTTCGCCCCAGCCGCGCAAAGTGCCGGTTATCAGCAACTGACCGACGAGCTGGAAGCGATGCTTTGTGCCGCCACTGGTTACGACGCGATCTCGCTGCAACCGAACGCCGGTTCGCAAGGTGAATACGCTGGCCTGCTGGCGATTCGTGCTTACCACCAGAGCCGTGGCGATGAGCGCCGCGACATCTGCCTGATCCCGTCGTCCGCCCACGGCACCAACCCGGCTACCGCCAACATGGCTGGCATGCGCGTGGTCGTGACCGCGTGCGATGCGCGCGGCAACGTCGACATCGAAGACCTGCGAGCCAAAGCCATCGAGCACCGCGAACACCTCGCCGCGCTGATGATCACTTACCCGTCGACCCACGGCGTGTTCGAAGAAGGCATCCGCGAAATCTGCGGAATCATTCATGACAACGGCGGCCAGGTGTACATCGACGGCGCCAACATGAACGCAATGGTTGGCCTCTGCGCACCGGGTAAGTTCGGCGGCGACGTCTCGCACCTGAACCTGCACAAAACCTTCTGCATCCCCCACGGCGGTGGCGGCCCGGGCGTCGGCCCGATCGGCGTCAAGTCGCACCTGACCCCGTTCCTGCCGGGCCACGGCCAGATGGAGCGCAAGGAAGGCGCGGTCTGCGCGGCACCGTTCGGCAGCGCAAGTATTTTGCCGATCACCTGGATGTACATTCGCATGATGGGTGGCGCCGGCCTGAAGCGCGCTTCGCAACTGGCAATCCTCAACGCCAACTACATTTCCCGTCGCCTCGAAGAGCACTACCCCGTGCTGTACACCGGCAGCAATGGTTTGGTGGCGCACGAGTGCATCCTTGATCTGCGTCCGTTGAAAGACAGCAGCGGCATCAGCGTCGATGACGTCGCCAAGCGCCTGATCGACTTCGGCTTCCACGCGCCGACCATGTCGTTCCCGGTTGCTGGCACGCTGATGATCGAGCCGACCGAAAGTGAATCCAAAGAAGAACTGGATCGCTTCTGCGACGCGATGATCCGCATCCGCGAAGAAATCCGCGCAGTGGAAAACGGCACGCTGGACAAGGACGACAACCCGCTGAAAAACGCTCCGCACACGGCGGCAGAGCTGGTCGGCGAGTGGACTCACCCGTACAGCCGCGAGCAAGCGGTGTACCCGGTTGCGTCGTTGATTGAAGGCAAATACTGGCCGCCGGTCGGTCGTGTCGACAACGTCTTCGGTGATCGCAACCTGGTGTGCGCCTGCCCGTCGATCGAAAGCTACGCTTAA
- a CDS encoding L-serine ammonia-lyase, whose protein sequence is MSLSVFDLFKIGIGPSSSHTVGPMRAAARFAEGLRRENLLTTTASVRVELYGSLGATGKGHGSDKAVLLGLEGEHPDTVDTETVAARLQEIRGNGRLNLLGEHSIAFNEKEHLAMIRKPLAYHPNGMIFRAFDAAGIQIRSREYYSVGGGFVVDEDAAGADRIVEDATQLTFPFKSAKDLLSHCATYGLSISQVMLTNESAWRPEAETRAGLLKIWQVMQDCVAAGCRNEGILPGGLKVKRRAAALHRQLCKNPESALRDPLSVLDWVNLYALAVNEENANGGRVVTAPTNGAAGIIPAVLHYYMRFIPGANDDGVVRFLLTAAAIGILYKENASISGAEVGCQGEVGVACSMAAGALCEVLGGSVQQVENAAEIGMEHNLGLTCDPIGGLVQVPCIERNAMGSVKAINAVRMAMRGDGQHFVSLDKVIRTMRQTGADMKSKYKETARGGLAVNIIEC, encoded by the coding sequence ATGTCGTTAAGCGTGTTCGACCTGTTCAAGATTGGCATCGGCCCCTCCAGTTCCCACACTGTCGGCCCGATGCGCGCAGCCGCGCGTTTCGCCGAAGGCCTGCGACGGGAAAACCTGCTGACCACCACCGCCAGCGTGCGCGTTGAACTCTACGGATCCCTCGGCGCCACCGGTAAAGGTCACGGCAGCGACAAAGCCGTGCTGCTCGGCCTCGAAGGCGAACACCCGGACACCGTTGATACCGAAACCGTCGCCGCACGCCTGCAAGAGATTCGCGGCAACGGCCGGCTGAACCTGCTCGGTGAACACAGCATTGCGTTCAACGAGAAAGAACACCTGGCGATGATCCGCAAGCCGCTGGCCTATCACCCCAACGGCATGATCTTCCGCGCCTTCGACGCAGCGGGGATCCAGATCCGCAGCCGCGAGTACTACTCGGTCGGCGGTGGCTTTGTTGTCGACGAGGACGCGGCCGGTGCCGATCGCATCGTCGAAGACGCCACGCAGCTGACCTTCCCGTTCAAAAGTGCCAAGGACTTGCTCAGTCATTGCGCCACCTATGGGCTGTCGATCAGCCAGGTGATGCTGACCAACGAAAGCGCCTGGCGCCCGGAAGCGGAAACCCGCGCCGGCCTGCTGAAAATCTGGCAGGTGATGCAGGACTGCGTGGCTGCAGGTTGCCGTAACGAAGGTATTTTGCCGGGCGGTTTGAAGGTCAAACGGCGTGCCGCAGCGCTGCATCGGCAATTGTGCAAGAACCCGGAATCAGCGCTGCGCGATCCATTGTCGGTGCTCGACTGGGTCAACCTCTACGCACTCGCCGTCAACGAAGAAAACGCCAACGGCGGGCGCGTGGTCACCGCACCCACCAATGGCGCGGCGGGGATCATTCCGGCGGTACTGCATTACTACATGCGCTTTATTCCCGGTGCGAATGATGACGGCGTCGTACGGTTTCTGCTGACCGCAGCGGCCATCGGCATTCTCTACAAGGAAAACGCCTCGATCTCCGGCGCCGAAGTCGGCTGTCAGGGTGAAGTCGGTGTTGCCTGCTCAATGGCGGCCGGTGCGTTGTGCGAAGTGCTCGGTGGCAGCGTGCAGCAAGTCGAGAACGCCGCGGAAATCGGCATGGAGCACAACCTCGGCCTGACCTGCGACCCGATTGGCGGACTGGTGCAAGTGCCATGCATCGAACGCAATGCGATGGGCTCGGTGAAAGCCATCAACGCGGTGCGCATGGCCATGCGCGGCGACGGCCAGCATTTCGTCTCCCTCGACAAAGTCATCCGCACCATGCGCCAGACCGGCGCCGACATGAAAAGCAAATACAAAGAGACCGCCCGCGGCGGTCTGGCGGTCAACATTATCGAATGCTGA
- the gcvT gene encoding glycine cleavage system aminomethyltransferase GcvT — MSTEQLSKTPLHALHIELGARMVPFAGYDMPVQYPLGVMKEHQHTREQAGLFDVSHMGQIRLTGANAAKALETLVPVDIIDLPVGMQRYAMFTNETGGILDDLMVANLGNDELFLVVNAACKDQDLAHLQKHIGAQCTITALFEERALLALQGPAAVTVLARLAPDVAKMTFMQFNRVSLLGVDCFVSRSGYTGEDGFEISVPAADAEKLARALLAEPEVQAIGLGARDSLRLEAGLCLYGHDMNTETTPIEASLLWAISKPRRADGARAGGFPGAETVFAQQQNGVARKRVGLLPQERTPVREGAEIVNEAGEIIGSVCSGGFGPTLGGPLAMGYLDSAYVTLDTPVWAIVRGKKVQMLVSKMPFVPQRYYRG; from the coding sequence ATGTCCACCGAACAACTGTCGAAAACCCCGCTGCACGCTCTGCACATCGAACTCGGCGCCCGCATGGTGCCATTCGCCGGCTACGACATGCCGGTGCAATATCCACTCGGCGTGATGAAAGAACACCAGCACACCCGTGAACAGGCCGGGTTGTTCGATGTCTCGCACATGGGCCAGATCCGCCTGACCGGTGCCAATGCCGCCAAAGCCCTGGAAACCCTGGTACCGGTGGACATCATCGACCTGCCGGTGGGCATGCAGCGCTACGCGATGTTCACCAACGAGACCGGCGGCATTCTCGATGACCTGATGGTCGCCAACCTCGGCAACGACGAACTGTTCCTGGTGGTCAACGCCGCGTGCAAGGATCAGGACCTGGCTCACCTGCAAAAACACATCGGCGCTCAGTGCACCATTACGGCGCTGTTCGAAGAGCGCGCGCTCTTGGCACTGCAGGGTCCGGCAGCCGTAACCGTGCTGGCGCGACTGGCTCCCGACGTGGCAAAAATGACGTTCATGCAGTTCAACCGCGTGTCGTTATTGGGCGTGGATTGCTTTGTCAGCCGTTCGGGCTACACCGGTGAAGACGGTTTCGAAATCTCCGTTCCGGCCGCCGATGCGGAAAAACTCGCCCGCGCCCTGCTCGCCGAACCGGAAGTCCAGGCCATTGGCCTAGGCGCCCGCGACTCGCTGCGCCTGGAGGCCGGCCTGTGCCTGTATGGCCACGACATGAACACCGAGACCACGCCGATCGAAGCCAGCCTGCTGTGGGCGATCTCCAAGCCACGCCGTGCTGACGGCGCACGCGCTGGCGGTTTCCCGGGCGCTGAGACCGTGTTCGCCCAGCAACAAAATGGCGTAGCGCGCAAACGTGTAGGCCTGCTGCCACAAGAACGCACCCCGGTGCGCGAAGGCGCAGAAATCGTCAACGAAGCCGGCGAGATCATCGGCAGCGTGTGCAGCGGTGGCTTTGGTCCGACCTTGGGCGGGCCGTTGGCGATGGGTTACCTCGACAGCGCTTATGTCACCCTCGACACACCGGTTTGGGCCATCGTGCGTGGGAAAAAGGTGCAAATGCTTGTAAGCAAAATGCCATTCGTTCCACAACGCTACTATCGCGGTTGA
- a CDS encoding cold-shock protein, whose amino-acid sequence MAERQSGTVKWFNDEKGFGFITPESGPDLFVHFRAIQGNGFKSLKEGQKVTFVAVQGQKGMQADEVQAEG is encoded by the coding sequence ATGGCTGAACGTCAGAGCGGTACCGTCAAGTGGTTTAACGACGAGAAAGGTTTTGGTTTTATCACTCCTGAAAGCGGTCCGGATCTGTTCGTGCATTTCCGCGCCATTCAGGGCAACGGCTTCAAAAGCCTGAAAGAAGGCCAGAAAGTGACCTTCGTTGCTGTGCAGGGCCAGAAAGGCATGCAGGCTGACGAAGTACAAGCAGAAGGCTAA
- a CDS encoding RDD family protein, translated as MSKNLLTPQGDFPPVGLGRRLAAMFYDFLLCTALLIVTGGIYKMIQAAIIGEERLRVMTDAGKLDGDPLYSTVLLLVLFGFFAKFWTHGGQTLGMQVWGIRVQNANGTAISLWQALLRFMVSIASWLCVGLGFLWSLYDKQKRTWHDIYSDTRLVRIPKKTK; from the coding sequence ATGTCGAAAAACCTGCTCACGCCCCAAGGGGACTTCCCTCCGGTAGGCCTTGGCCGTCGCCTGGCAGCGATGTTCTACGACTTTCTGCTGTGCACCGCCCTGCTCATCGTCACCGGTGGCATCTACAAGATGATTCAGGCGGCGATCATCGGTGAAGAGCGCCTGCGGGTGATGACCGATGCCGGCAAGCTCGACGGTGATCCGCTCTACTCCACCGTACTGCTGTTGGTGCTGTTTGGGTTCTTCGCCAAGTTCTGGACCCATGGCGGGCAGACGCTGGGCATGCAGGTGTGGGGCATTCGCGTGCAGAACGCCAATGGTACGGCGATCAGCCTGTGGCAGGCGCTGTTGCGGTTTATGGTGTCGATTGCGTCGTGGCTGTGCGTGGGGCTGGGATTCTTATGGTCGCTGTATGACAAGCAGAAGCGCACGTGGCACGACATCTATTCCGATACCCGGCTCGTGCGAATTCCGAAAAAGACCAAATAA
- the nadA gene encoding quinolinate synthase NadA produces MTQISERLLVQAHLDAKQPKPLTAEEEAYYRSAIAAELKAQDAVLVAHFYCDPVIQALAEETGGCVSDSLEMARFGNAHPAKTVVVAGVKFMGETAKILNPEKRVLMPTLEATCSLDLGCPVDEFSAFCDQHPKRTVVVYANTSAAVKARADWVVTSSCALEIVESLMDNGETIIWGPDKHLGTYIQRKTGADMLLWDGACIVHEEFKSKQLEDMKALYPDAAILVHPESPTSVIELADAVGSTSQLIAAAQSLPNKTLIVATDRGIFYKMQQLCPDKVFIEAPTAGNGAACRSCAHCPWMAMNTLERTLKSLKEGTNEIFVDPALIPQAIRPLKRMLDFTQAARMKLAGNA; encoded by the coding sequence ATGACGCAGATTTCCGAACGCCTTCTGGTTCAAGCCCACCTCGATGCCAAACAGCCCAAACCGCTGACGGCTGAGGAAGAGGCTTATTACCGTTCTGCCATCGCCGCCGAGCTCAAGGCTCAGGACGCGGTGTTGGTGGCTCACTTTTATTGCGACCCGGTGATTCAGGCTCTGGCCGAAGAAACCGGTGGCTGTGTCTCTGACTCCCTGGAAATGGCCCGCTTCGGCAACGCTCACCCGGCGAAGACTGTGGTGGTTGCCGGCGTGAAGTTCATGGGCGAAACCGCGAAGATTCTCAACCCGGAAAAACGCGTGCTGATGCCCACGCTGGAGGCGACTTGCTCGCTCGACCTGGGTTGCCCGGTCGACGAGTTCTCGGCGTTCTGCGATCAGCACCCGAAGCGTACGGTGGTGGTCTATGCCAACACCTCTGCAGCCGTTAAGGCTCGGGCGGATTGGGTGGTGACTTCAAGTTGCGCGCTGGAAATCGTCGAAAGCCTGATGGACAACGGCGAGACCATCATCTGGGGGCCGGACAAGCACCTGGGCACTTACATCCAGCGCAAGACCGGCGCGGACATGCTGCTCTGGGACGGTGCCTGCATCGTTCACGAAGAGTTCAAGTCCAAGCAGCTCGAAGACATGAAGGCGCTGTACCCGGACGCTGCGATTCTGGTGCACCCGGAATCGCCAACGTCGGTGATCGAGCTGGCGGACGCCGTCGGTTCCACCAGCCAGTTGATCGCTGCCGCGCAGAGCCTGCCGAACAAGACGCTGATCGTGGCTACCGACCGTGGCATCTTCTACAAGATGCAGCAGTTGTGCCCGGACAAGGTCTTCATCGAAGCGCCAACCGCCGGTAACGGCGCTGCGTGCCGCAGTTGCGCACATTGCCCGTGGATGGCCATGAACACCCTTGAGCGCACGCTCAAGAGCTTGAAGGAAGGGACGAACGAGATCTTTGTCGATCCAGCGTTGATTCCGCAGGCTATTCGGCCGCTCAAGCGGATGCTGGATTTCACCCAGGCCGCACGGATGAAGCTGGCCGGTAACGCCTAA